A window of Cervus elaphus chromosome 23, mCerEla1.1, whole genome shotgun sequence genomic DNA:
acacacagcttgcaggatcttagttccctaactagggactgaacccagaccaCAACAATggaagcaccgagtcctaactactgagccaccagggatctcCCTTGGTGGAGCTGTTTGGATTTTGGAGACAATAAAGGCCACTTTGGGGGCACTCTGCTCTTATTGACTTTCTGGGGGAACATAAGTttgatggttttttaaaataattaattcattaatttttatttttggttgcactgggtcttcagagccacacatgggctttctctagttgcagcgattgggggctactctttgttgctgtgcatgggcttctcattgcagtgacttctcttgttgcagagcactggttgtaggcgcatgggcttcagtacttgcagcatgccggctcagtggttgtggctcttgggctctagaacatgggcttaattgctccgcagcatgtggaaccttcccagacaggggattgaacccatgtcccctgcactgacaggcagattctcatccattggaccaccagaggagtccAAGGCTGCTAGTTTTGAGTGGAATCCAGATTAAGGAATATTTCTGCAACAGGGCCAGGATATTTTGCAAGTTGCCTGCCCCTTGGGTCTTAGCTGCTAGCACATGCATTATACAAAGTATCTGTGGTTGGTTAAGATGCTGACTGGTCTGTTTGCAAGTTCCAGCAGGAGAATCAAAGAATACACACCTGTATTGAGGTCAGACTTTCTCTTCTGTTGTCAGATGGTTTCCATTTTTGAAGCAGCTTTTTCCTTGCTAGCAAACCCTGGTAAAGACCCATGTCTAACCAGGGAACATCAAACCACTCTGCAACTGGAAGTTTCCATCACAACTTGGGGGTTATCTGATCTATGAAGTCTCAAAATGGGGGGCAGTGGATAGAGGCGGTTCCCTGTCAAATGGAAATGGTATAAATGAGACTGGGCTTGATCGGCTCCAGAGGAAATGAGTCACCTGTATAACCAGGTGTTTGCACTCTGAGGACCCACTGACTTCCACTCTAGCTTCCTTCTTTCCCACGGCCTCTAAGTCTACAAGAGGTCCTGCCATTTCTGTGTCACTGTTGGCACTCTGAGAAATGCTGTCTTCCTGTGTTTGCCTATTTAGGGTTTCTTGCACTTGCACCTCTCCTTTTGATTTCTCGGGATCCAGGGATCTACTGTAGATGTCAGCCTTGTTCTCAGTATTCCTCCATTTGTGTTCAGACTTCCATTTTCTGAGGGTTATTTTACCCGTGTCCTGTGTTAAGCTCAGTGCCCCTGCCTCATTTCCAGACATTCAGTCTCTGTGACCTTCATATGTCTccgcttccttgatggctcagcgggtaaagaatccgcctgtgacacaagagacgcaggttcaatctctgggtcgggaagatctcctggagaaggagatggcaacctagtccagtaatcttgcttgaaaaatcccatcgacaaaagatcctggtgggctacagtccatggggtcactaagagttggacatgaccgagtgactaagcatgcacgcacagaCATGGACTCCGACACCGCATCTGctgaattgtttatttctctcCTGACAGATTGAAATTTGTAACATTCTCTGTTTCCTCACTAGGCTGACGGTTATGTGTGGAGTGATTTATTTGCTCCTTATTGATCTGTATGGATTTTCTGAAAACAGCTAAAGTTAGATAGCCACAATTACGCTGtgtctatttacttatttagtttcttatttatttatttatatcttgcCCTTAAGAACTTCAAGGAGTTGCTTAAActcctctgtgtctcagtttctgtatctgtaaaataggaatgagAGTACTAAACTCATAGGGTTATTGAGAGTACTAGCTAAGACATGTTAAATATCTGACAGTAAATTTGGTATTAAATTGGGTGGTGCTTGACACTTCATTGGGTAACACTCTCATTTGTGATGTAACTAACCTACAATCACTGCCTGTATTTCAGACATTGGTTTTAAGTGCTTAACAGATAATCATTCACGGAAccctcacaataaccctatgaggAAAGCACCGCTATTAATCCACTTTGTCAATGAGGAAATTGATGCACGGAGATTAGTGACTCACCCAAAGTAAGTGGGAACtagaatttgaatccaggttAAGTCTGTGTTGTAAATCTCCGTATTAGGTGGCCTTTCCAAGCTCTCTTGGCAGAGGTCTGTTTTTTCAGTAGCTCAAAACCCACAGGACATTGTGCTCAGGTAGTGTTAGGCTAATGCTAACCATGGAGAAGTTAACATAGAGACGGATAGGATGTTACAAAAGTCACTACACAAATGTTAGCAAAAAAAGAGATACGCAGATCCTTCACTACCCGTACAATTACCCAGACATCCAGgaaatgtgtgtgttgggggaggggagactcCTGCAGTTCTCCAGTGTTTGACTTTTACCCGTATTACCTGCAgcacaaagagacaaaaaaaaaaaaaaaaaagtactcctTGAGGAATTTGGGGACAATGTTCTATATGTACCCAACTTACTGGCAGAACTCCCAGATCTGCCACAACCAGAACCATGATTACATTCTGAAACTTTGAGCTCTGTTCTGCTCATCAGATTCCCCTTGTGCAAGGGCTTGGCAGTTTGCAGAGACCAGGAAGAAGAGCCGTCAGTCATATAAATACCAGCACTTGCAACTCGTACAACTTCAGAGGTAAGTGAAGATCAGAATCTTGGGGCTGGAAATGTGAGCCTGAAAATGCTTTCATTTGTGGCTTGTGTCCAAATCATGCTCCCAGATTAAAACAACACTATCCCTCTAGAAAAGAAGTAATCGTCCTTGATGTTCAAATGGGGAAAGTGAGATGAGACAGATGGACACTGTGTCACTATGTACTATCTACAATACACAGGACACTACGGATTGTCTGCAATACATAGGCCATTATGTATTGTCTTCAGAGTAGTCTCAGGGAGAACGTATGACCTACACCTAATCATGAAGAAATTGCAAACAAACCCCACATGAGGAATgtttaattgaaagaaaaactTTTCTAGCGTCGTCAAAAATTTCAATCTCATAAAAGACAAAGGGCATTGTTGGGTGAATTTACACAGTGGGATACTGATGGTAGATTCGATTAAAAGATTTTGGAAATGTTAAATTTAATGAAGCTGATAGTTGTACTGTGATCACAGAAGAGAATGTTCCTATTGTTAATACTCATTGAAGTATTATTCCTAAAAAAGGACCATTatttatctgctgctgctgctaagtcacttcaatcatgtccgattctgtgcaaccccatagacggcagcccaccaggctcccccgtccctgggattctccaggcaagaacactggagtgggttgccatttccttctccagtgcatgaaagaaaaaagtgaaagtgaagtcgctcagtcgtgtccaactcttagcgacctcatggactgcagcctaccaggctcctctgtccatgggattttccaagcaagagtactgcagtggggtgccattgccttctccaatgatgTATCTACTTACCCTCAAATGGTTcaggcatatatacacacacacacacacacacacacacacacacacacatgctagagagagagaaagcaattaGGGGTAAATTCTTAAAATAGGTGAATCTGAGTAAATAGCATGTAGAAGTTCTTTGACTAGCCTTACTCTTGTAATTTTGAAATCTTTTCCAAATAACAGTTTTTTAGAAGTTAAAGGCAACCCAGCTAACAGTCTATGtgcctcaatttttattttattattttttaacagattttttttgatgtggaccattttttaaaagtctttttattgaatttgttacaatattgtttcttttatttatgttttgattttttggccacaaggcctgTGGCATCTAGCTCCacaaccagggactgaattcaaACCCCTTTGCATCAGAAGGCAAAGCctgccactagaccaccagggaaatccctcaaattttctatagtttcctattttataatttgtaaCATATGCCaagaggctttattttttaatttttaaaacttaaaacttaaattttttgCTAGTGCTTCATACAGTCAACGTTTGCTATGTGGATATATCATCCGCAtatcgttcagttgctcagtcatgtcagactctttgcaaccccacagaagcatgccaggcttcctggtccttcaccgtctcccggagcttgctcaaactcatgtccactgagtcggtgatgccatccaaccatctcatcctctgtcatccccttctcctcctgccttggatcttttccagcatcaggatcttttctgatgagtcagctctttgcatcaggtggccaaactattgaagcttcaacttcagcatgagtccttccaatgaatactcagaattgatttcctttaggattaactcgTTTGATCTTTTtgtcagtccaagggactctcaagagtcttctccaacaccacagttcaaaagcatcactttttcacactcagccttctttatggtccaactctcacatccatttactggaaaagccatagctttgactatacggacctttgtcagcaaagtgatgtctctgctttttaatatgctgtctaggtttgtcatggcttttcctccaaggagcaagcatcttttaacttcatggctgcagtcaccatctatagtgattttggagcccaagaataatACATTCAGGGAAACTGAGTCTTTGAGAAATTAGGTGGTTAGCCAAACACATAGCTTATATTAAATGAGGCATGTTGGGGTTGGGAATTCACAGGAATTTGAATCTCTGACTCCAGAGAGTCACAGGAATTTACTGTCTATACCACACTGACAGTTTTCAGTGTGGTGTCAAGTGGGAGAGAATTTCGCTCCTAGTGATAAGACAGGATGTATATCCTGTTGGTAAAATAAaccaattttttttataattaaacattttagagTTATGTGTCTCTAGGTTCCTTTATGTCTAACTCTTTAAGGCTATGAGAAACCGCAGCCGTTATTGATAAAATTAAattgtacttaaaaaaatttgAGGTATAgtcactttacaatgttgcgttagtttcttcTGTTCATCAAAGTACATCagctatactatatatatacatatgtacagcTCTTTATTCCATTTAGATCATTTAGGTcacctttccatttaggtcaccacagagcctggagtagagttccttgtgtttTACAGTAGGTTCTCTTtagtcatctgttttatacatttatacatgtatctgtatatatatctgtacatttatcaatcccaatctcccaattcatcctacctctcttttcttttattttttaaaaatgctttttcaaattcttttcccattgttgcataatattgagcagagttccctgtgctatacagtaggtccttgttggttaccagttttaatttttaaaaattaaaaaaacaatctcTGGCCACAGCATGAGGCACGTGGGGCaaacgggatcttagttccctgactggggatccaacctgtgccccTCTGCACTGGAATCGAGgaatcttaaacactggaccgccagggaagtccttccactttaaatatagcagtgtgtatctgtcagtcccaaactccctctCTATCACTCCAGACTGCctttcccccctggtaaccataagttccttctctaagtctgtgagtctgtgtttGAGAATCACACAAACAGGCAGTATCCTTTGTCCAAGGACCTCCACATCTACAAATGCATTTAACCAAATTTCAGTTGCAAGGGGGTTTCCAATGATATTTTTACCCCCTAAGGAAGAGAAGTCACAAATTTTCATATGTCTTATGATCCATGGGAAAATATTAATGATCTGTgtttctgctaagtcgcttcagtcgtgtccgactctgtgcgaccccatagacggtagtccaccaggctccgccgtccctgggattctccagacaagaacactggagtgggttgccatttccttctccagcgcatgaaagtgaaaagtgaaagtgaagtcgttcagtcgtgtccaactctttgcgaccccatggactgcagcccatcaggctcctccatccatgggatttaccaggcaagagtactggagtgggttgccattgccttctccaatgatcTGTGTTACTGGTACACAAAGCATCAATATTCATTGGGAATGTTACTAGTAATATGTTGAAAGTCTGTCCTTTGTCCCATTTAAATATATCCAGAAGAGCTACTTCATTTCCTGGTTCTGTACGAGAGCTTGGGTATAGACTTTTCTAGTCACTGCCTAAacctaaaatataataatatatctattatatccaataatatattattagatttttcaaaatataatataatacatttagaaaaaagtCTAAGCCCAAGCATTAGCTGGGCTTGGGTTGAAACATTTGTTGCTCACGTTGCAACAGCTGAAACACTAAGCTTGAATTAAAATGGTTGTTCCCTCCACACCTAGAAAGAGAGTTGGCAGTTTCCTCTCTATTTCCTCTCCTCCTGCAGGTAGCTAAGAGCCATTTTGGAGGTGGGAGCAAGAATAAAGGAGTCAGGACAGCTCTTTCTGGCGGGCAGTGTTGCACTCTTGAAGTTTGTACTTTCTGGACTTAGTACTGCTTCAAGTTGACTCTGTCCCGGGTGGTTTCATGGCTTGAGTTTTCCCCCACCCAACTGATGGGAGTTGCTCACTTGTGGTTGTCTTGATCTGGCTGAATCCATCTCTTTTCCAGCTAGTTTACTGTGATACCTTTCCCTGACCACtcgctttctctttttttttttcttttaaaaaatattctatttatttatttggcgtTGGGTCTCAGTTGCACCACGCTCATCTTTTGTTGCAGTttatgggctctctagttgtgctaTGTGAgttggtttcctgaccagggatcaaacccaagttccctgcattggaaggctgattcctaaccactggaccaccggggaagaccctgagtcatttttttaatcaagggaaaataacacacacatgcaaaaaaaaaaaaaaaaaaagattttcctgCAAAAGTAAGGCATGAAGCTTGTTTTGTAAGCTAAATTtgaattatcattattttaaagatttatttacttatttcgcTGCAtttggtcttcgttgctgtgtgctggctttctctagttgcagtgtgtgggcttctcagcgtggtggcttctcttgttggggagcactcGCTCTAGGCATgtagacttcagtagttgtggcactcaagCTCCAGAGtgggggtcagtagttgtggcacatgggcttaattgccctgcagcatgtgggatctccccagagcaggaatcgaacccatgtcccctgtgttggcaggcagattcgtaaccactggactaccaggaatcCCTTGAGCTGTTTTTTAATCAAGGgaagatagcacattaaaaaaaaaaaaggttttcctGCAAAAGGAAGGCATGAAACTTGAGATGGAGAGAGACCTTTTAGCAAAGTCAACATCCAGAATTGGTTTGTACCTGTGGTTGGGTGGTGGAAGGCAAGGAAGAATAATTAGAGGGCAGAGTGTAAAGAAATTCCATGAGAATTTCCTCTTGCTTCCCAGCTCTCtttatttgtgtcttttgatCTCTAGCAGCAACTGGGACGGAAAGAACTCCTGACGACCCCTATTCAGACGTATATATTATGGTCAACATCATGAAGTTCTGGACACCTCTCCCCGTGATGTTCCTCTGTATGGTTCTACTGTCTGTGCTGGGAGGAGTGAAGGAAAGATATAACAGGTGATGAGGCTGGATTGAGGATCAAAAGGGCATGACGGGGCTGTGCTTATTTCTGAACAAATGAAGAAGTATCGTGCCTAATACATCTGACCCAGGACTCACTTCCCTGGATCACCTGTTGGAGCATTTGTGTATAGATACTTTTCAATAGACAGAGATCCAAGAAATTCCCAAGCTGAGATCCTTCAATGTTTCTTCTTCCAACCTTAAAAGTATCAATGAACATCTGTCAGCTTTTAGATACATTCCATAATTATAAGGATATGATATTTTCCCATGTCAGGCTATCTTAGAGGAGAGGGGGCACCAGTCCAGAGCTaccatattttcccatttttccaaCTCTGTGTTCTAACTGTGCACATTGATGATTACCAAATGGCATTTCTTGATATATACCCTTAATTTAGTGGAAGGATATTTCAGAAGTCCAATGCAATGGAATGATTGCTTGAGATAAAGCCGACCCATTGGTAGGATATTTCAGAAtgtaaaaagatggaaaagagaCATGAGATGGGTCTTTAGTGGAGCAATGTTGGGGGCCACatgatgagaaaatgaaagcaatggAGGGGGCCCAGAAAAtgagatgagagagagaagagtTTGGAGAGAGGCTGaattactttactttttttttttttttttaataggatgattttttttctcgagttgtggcatgCAGATTTAGTTGCCCtgaagtatgtgggatcttagttccccaaccagggatcaaacccatgtcccctccattggaaggcggattcttaaccactggaccaccatagaAGTCCTGAGGCTGAGTTATGTTAAAGGCAGGGTCAGCAAGGAggggaagaaagtaaggaaaatctATTCCTTACTCTGCCTGGTCTAGTTTCCCATGTTATGAAATAGGTGTGATAATGAGGGTAGAGGTTATCTCAGACTCTGAGATCTCCCATTATAAAGATGCAACTTTTATAGGAGGGCATATGAATGCTGGGAGTATACGGAGTCCTATCTCTAGGATGCTCAAAGAGGACCCAGAAGTCTGCAACACTATAGGACTTCGGGAGCAGAGAAGTCTAAGAGGTTAGTGAAGATGCGATGGGGTCAGTGAAAATACAATGAGAAGGCTAACGAAGGGGATTTTTCTTAGACGATAGGTACTTTGGTGGGGACTTGGGGCCAGGATTCTAGGAGGGGCCCCTAGAGGGGCCCTCTAGCTTAACTTAAGCTGTTAAGCTTATGAAGGACTTTTCTCCCCACACTTGGTCTATATGGCCCCATCAATGTCTTACCATCTCATCTCATTTTCAGGGGGGAATTGTTCCTTGATGAGTGCTGGGGAGAGCCAACCA
This region includes:
- the WFDC11 gene encoding protein WFDC11, which translates into the protein MVNIMKFWTPLPVMFLCMVLLSVLGGVKERYNRGELFLDECWGEPTIRDCSKRCSRSFRCVKINHTCCWTYCGNICWENTLITEEAKTLPSH